In the genome of Streptomyces aquilus, the window GGAAGAACGGCATGCTGCCCATCTGGCCCGAGACCAGCACACCGAACTGGGCGGTGCCCAGCACCAGACACACGATGATCAGCGTGTTGCGGCGCCCGTAGCGGTCGGAGATCCAGCCGATGACGCCACGACCGGTGCCGTTGACGATCGCCTTCAACGACATGGCGGTGGCCACGATCCCGCCCGCGAAGCCCATGTCCTTGCCGAACGGCACCTGGAAGGCGATACCGAAGATGTTGATGCCGGCCGTGCACAGCAGGCAGAACCACATCATCCACAGAACGGGCTGACGAGAGGCCTCCTTCGGGGTGTACTGCTTGGGGGACGGCGGGTTCTTCTCCAGCGCCCGGCGGATCTTCGGGTCGTCGGTGACCTTCAGCGGGTCGACGTGCGAGGGCCACCAGTTCTTCGGCGGGTCCTTGAAGAACCAGCCGGCCGACGCCACGACCAGGCACAGTCCGACGCCCACGCTGGCGAGCACGGTCTGGTAGTTGCTCAGGTCCATGTACGAGGTGAACAGGAACACGAAGGGCACCGAGCCGTAGGCGAAACCGCCGTTGACGAAGCCGGTCTTGCCGCCCTTGCGCTCCGGATACCACTTGCCGACCATGTTCACGCAGGTCGCGTAGACGAGACCGGCGCCGATACCGCTGCACATGCCGAAGCCGAAGTAGGCCACGAGCACGTTCGGCGCGAAGGCCAGCGACAGATAGCCGAGCATCGTGCCGACCGCGCCGAGCATCATCGCCGTACGGGCCGGGAGTTTGCCGCTCTCGCGCAGTTGTCCGGCGGGGAAGGCCACGGCCGCCTGGAAGAACACCCAGACGCCCATCAGCCAGAAGATGTGCCCGCTGCTCCACAGATGAGCCTCGTGGAGGGTGTCCTCCGCCGACGTGAACGCGTACTCGGCGGAGCTGATGCCCATCATGCCCACCCACGGCAGGATGACCATCCACCTGCGCCTGCGGCCCATGATGTCCACATCGGTCTCACCGATGCGGTACACGCGGCCGTTGCGGTCCGTCACCTCCCGATACGGGACGGACGTCGAATAGTCGATGGTTGTCATCTTGGTCAAGCACTCCTTGCGTCGAAAGATCTGGCCAGCGCCCCCTGTCCAAATGCCTTTCGTGCGCACACGGATCCCGGGGCCTCGCCGACGCGCACCGTCGGTCGGCCCCTCGCTCACTCACGTCACGTCAGACCACCCCGCTCGTCTTCAGCAGGCGCAATTCCTCGTCACCCAGGCCGAGTTCACCGATGTAGATCTCTTCGTTGTGTTGGCCGAGGAGGGGGGAGGGGGTGATGCGGGTGGGTGAGTCGGAGAGTTTGAGGGGGTTGCCCACGGTGGTGTAGGTGCCCCGTTCGGGATGCTCGACAGTGACGATCATGTCGTTCGCGGCGAGTGAGGCGTCCTCGATGATCTCCCGGGTGGACAGGATCGGCCCGCACGGAATGTTGTGCGCGTTGAGCTCCTCCAGCACCTGCCACT includes:
- a CDS encoding OFA family MFS transporter produces the protein MTTIDYSTSVPYREVTDRNGRVYRIGETDVDIMGRRRRWMVILPWVGMMGISSAEYAFTSAEDTLHEAHLWSSGHIFWLMGVWVFFQAAVAFPAGQLRESGKLPARTAMMLGAVGTMLGYLSLAFAPNVLVAYFGFGMCSGIGAGLVYATCVNMVGKWYPERKGGKTGFVNGGFAYGSVPFVFLFTSYMDLSNYQTVLASVGVGLCLVVASAGWFFKDPPKNWWPSHVDPLKVTDDPKIRRALEKNPPSPKQYTPKEASRQPVLWMMWFCLLCTAGINIFGIAFQVPFGKDMGFAGGIVATAMSLKAIVNGTGRGVIGWISDRYGRRNTLIIVCLVLGTAQFGVLVSGQMGSMPFFLFCSMVSGFGGGAIFPLFAAMTADYFGENNNASNYGMVYSSKLISGLVGSGMGAVVVDAWDYEGAFVLAGSIGLCSAVLAVFLKAPGTPRTSRGIAPNPQPLGEEMA